In Hymenobacter gelipurpurascens, one DNA window encodes the following:
- a CDS encoding RagB/SusD family nutrient uptake outer membrane protein, whose amino-acid sequence MKISTQHTLKLLLTAGVFSLTLPACEKQLEEYNPSGLTAEGVYSTPAGFETLVNASYSYTRWWYGKENGYSASEMGTDLWQRGAGDVNPDLTEYTTLQGSSAALNDLWSKLYAAVNVCNAGIARVGQSGMTDALKKTREGELRFLRAFYYWQIVETWGGVHFTTEETAAIANTANRTPVETFYKQIFEDLNVAVANLPTTTSDYGRVTKPAAEAFLAKMYLTRGQNREAADLAQKVISSYSYSLQPKFADLWSMTNLENKEILWAVNYSKDLSLNDRVDATLYPDGHPRGGNNGHLLFLMKYDDQPGVIRDIPYGRPFNRFMPSLFYLNLFNEKIDSRYAATFQTTWLANRAVTGIAVGDTAIVASKYIIPATTKAKKKYRIWDQSAVYRPDGTISGDRIHYVTMKKFLDPTRPTIAEEQSARDAYVIRLADVYLTAAEAEFKAGNATKAADLINVVRRRAAIPGKETDMLIKPADVTLDFILDERGRELGGEQLRWFDLKRTGKLLERVQKYNPDAAVSIKDIHLVRPIPQRQLDAVSNKNEFIQNPGYR is encoded by the coding sequence ATGAAAATCTCAACGCAACATACTCTCAAACTGCTGCTGACCGCTGGCGTATTTTCCCTGACGCTGCCGGCCTGCGAAAAGCAGCTGGAAGAATACAACCCCTCGGGCCTCACAGCAGAAGGAGTTTATAGCACCCCAGCCGGTTTTGAAACCCTGGTGAATGCCTCTTACTCCTACACCCGCTGGTGGTATGGCAAGGAAAACGGTTACAGCGCTTCCGAAATGGGCACCGACCTGTGGCAGCGTGGTGCCGGCGACGTGAACCCCGACCTTACCGAATATACCACCCTGCAAGGCAGTTCTGCCGCTCTGAATGACCTGTGGAGCAAGCTCTACGCGGCCGTAAACGTCTGCAACGCCGGCATTGCCCGCGTAGGCCAGTCGGGCATGACGGATGCCTTGAAGAAAACGCGGGAAGGCGAGCTACGTTTCCTGCGCGCCTTCTACTACTGGCAGATTGTGGAAACCTGGGGCGGAGTGCATTTCACCACTGAGGAAACCGCTGCTATTGCCAACACCGCCAACCGCACGCCGGTAGAAACCTTCTACAAACAGATTTTTGAGGACCTGAATGTGGCCGTGGCAAATTTGCCTACCACTACCTCAGATTACGGTCGCGTGACCAAGCCCGCTGCTGAGGCTTTCCTGGCCAAGATGTACCTGACGCGCGGCCAAAACCGCGAAGCCGCCGACCTGGCCCAGAAAGTCATTAGCAGCTATAGCTACTCGTTGCAGCCCAAGTTTGCCGATCTGTGGTCGATGACCAACCTGGAAAACAAGGAGATTCTGTGGGCCGTGAACTACTCCAAGGACTTAAGCCTGAATGATAGGGTAGATGCTACGCTCTATCCCGATGGGCACCCCCGGGGCGGCAACAACGGCCACCTGCTGTTCCTAATGAAGTACGATGACCAACCGGGTGTTATCCGGGACATTCCCTATGGCCGTCCGTTCAACCGCTTCATGCCCTCGCTGTTCTACCTGAACCTGTTCAACGAGAAAATCGACTCCCGCTACGCCGCCACTTTCCAGACTACCTGGCTGGCTAACCGCGCCGTAACGGGCATAGCTGTAGGCGATACCGCCATTGTCGCCAGCAAGTACATTATTCCGGCTACTACGAAGGCCAAGAAGAAGTACCGCATCTGGGACCAGAGCGCCGTGTACCGGCCCGACGGTACCATCAGCGGCGACCGGATTCACTACGTCACCATGAAGAAGTTCCTGGACCCGACCAGGCCTACCATTGCCGAAGAACAGAGTGCCCGCGACGCCTACGTTATCCGGCTGGCTGATGTGTATTTGACGGCCGCCGAAGCGGAGTTCAAGGCCGGCAACGCCACCAAAGCCGCTGACCTGATTAACGTGGTGCGCCGCCGGGCCGCCATTCCTGGCAAGGAAACCGATATGCTCATCAAGCCCGCCGACGTAACGCTGGACTTCATTCTGGATGAGCGGGGGCGGGAATTAGGGGGCGAGCAGCTGCGCTGGTTTGACCTGAAGCGCACCGGCAAGCTGCTGGAGCGCGTGCAGAAGTATAACCCCGATGCTGCCGTGAGCATCAAGGATATTCACCTGGTGCGCCCAATTCCGCAACGCCAGCTGGACGCGGTTTCCAATAAAAACGAATTCATTCAGAACCCAGGTTACAGATAA
- a CDS encoding glycosyl hydrolase family 28 protein yields the protein MKQLTILFFAVLLWAFRPAEDKKVQIFLVGDSTMSDKPLDKAERGWGMYFQQYFDANVQVQNHAMNGRSTRNFRHEGRWAKVLEQLKPGDWVFIQFGHNDSKQEDTARYAAPKTAYRQNLTRYVQEARAKGANPVLLTPVGRRYFDDQGKRKDDHGEYPGVVKEVAKAQKVPMIDLHETSWAMYSQLGEKGTQPLFWSYQNGANNTKLDNTHFSAYGAERVAQLVAQDVKKLNLDLASHLQPLAFAGKYVYDLPVVLQPYFSKDTFNITKYGAVADGQTLNTEAFRKAIEACSQKGGVVLVPRGLWLTGPIQMKSNVNLHVAKGALVQFSNKLSDFQLVKTNWEGEDAVRNQSPISGFDLENIAITGQGTFDGAGDAWRMVKKEKLNAGQWQRLVKSGGVLDEKGTTWYPSAGSLKGSTLNKPWTIPAGQQPDFSKYTEFKDFLRPNMLSLQRCKQILLEGFTIQNSPAWTIHPLLCENITLRNVTAKNPWYGQNTDALDLESCKNGLVEGCTFDVGDDGICIKSGRDEEGRKRGIPTENFIIRDTKVYHAHGGFVIGSEMSGGARNLYVSNCTFMGTDVGLRFKTTRGRGGVVENIFVDGVDMTDIAGEAILFDMYYAAKDPVQVNGEAYGIPEIKAEPLNEGTPQFKGFRIKNVTCKGANTGILVRGLPEMAIQDVDIENVVLECNKGLVCQEADGIRLKNVTLLSKETKPVMEVQNSRNISLDNIRYTPGAELLLRVTGARSKAVTLRNTNTKAAKKGLEMGEKVSKKVVTVSKL from the coding sequence ATGAAACAACTTACCATCCTGTTTTTTGCCGTGCTTCTGTGGGCCTTCCGGCCTGCCGAAGACAAGAAAGTACAGATTTTCCTGGTCGGCGACTCAACGATGTCCGACAAACCGCTTGATAAAGCCGAGCGTGGCTGGGGAATGTATTTTCAACAGTATTTCGATGCAAATGTGCAGGTGCAGAACCACGCCATGAACGGCCGTAGCACCCGCAACTTCCGCCACGAGGGCCGCTGGGCCAAGGTGCTGGAACAGCTAAAGCCCGGCGACTGGGTGTTCATCCAGTTTGGTCACAACGATTCCAAACAAGAGGACACTGCCCGCTACGCTGCGCCCAAAACGGCCTACCGCCAAAACCTGACGCGCTACGTGCAAGAAGCCCGCGCCAAGGGTGCTAATCCCGTGCTTCTGACGCCCGTAGGCCGCCGCTATTTCGATGATCAAGGCAAGCGCAAAGATGACCACGGCGAATACCCCGGCGTGGTGAAGGAAGTAGCTAAGGCCCAGAAGGTGCCGATGATTGACCTGCACGAAACCAGCTGGGCCATGTATAGCCAGCTCGGCGAAAAAGGCACTCAGCCATTGTTCTGGAGCTACCAGAACGGCGCCAACAACACGAAGCTCGACAACACCCACTTCTCGGCCTACGGCGCTGAGCGTGTGGCGCAATTGGTGGCGCAGGATGTTAAAAAGCTGAATCTAGACCTCGCCTCGCATCTGCAACCGCTGGCTTTTGCAGGCAAGTACGTGTATGATCTGCCGGTAGTGCTGCAGCCCTACTTCAGCAAGGATACCTTCAACATCACGAAGTATGGTGCCGTGGCTGATGGCCAGACGCTTAACACGGAGGCTTTCCGCAAGGCCATTGAGGCCTGCAGCCAGAAAGGTGGCGTAGTGCTGGTGCCGCGCGGCCTGTGGCTCACGGGCCCCATCCAGATGAAAAGCAACGTGAACCTGCATGTAGCCAAAGGGGCTTTGGTGCAGTTCAGCAATAAACTCTCTGACTTTCAGCTTGTGAAAACCAACTGGGAGGGAGAAGACGCCGTGCGGAATCAGTCGCCTATTTCGGGTTTTGATCTGGAGAACATTGCCATTACGGGCCAAGGCACTTTCGATGGTGCCGGTGACGCTTGGCGCATGGTGAAAAAGGAGAAACTGAATGCCGGCCAGTGGCAGCGCCTCGTGAAATCGGGTGGTGTGCTGGATGAGAAAGGCACCACCTGGTATCCATCGGCTGGCTCGCTGAAAGGCTCTACGCTAAACAAGCCCTGGACCATTCCGGCCGGTCAGCAGCCCGACTTTAGCAAGTACACGGAGTTCAAGGATTTCCTACGCCCTAACATGCTCAGCCTGCAGCGCTGCAAGCAGATTCTGCTGGAAGGCTTTACCATCCAGAACTCTCCGGCTTGGACGATTCACCCGCTGCTGTGCGAGAATATCACGCTGCGCAACGTAACGGCAAAAAACCCCTGGTATGGGCAGAATACTGATGCGCTGGATCTGGAATCCTGCAAGAATGGCCTAGTAGAAGGCTGCACCTTTGACGTGGGCGACGACGGCATTTGCATCAAATCGGGTCGCGATGAAGAAGGCCGCAAACGCGGAATTCCTACCGAGAACTTCATCATTCGCGACACGAAAGTGTACCATGCCCACGGCGGCTTCGTGATTGGCTCCGAGATGTCGGGCGGCGCGCGTAACCTCTACGTGAGCAACTGCACCTTCATGGGCACTGACGTAGGCCTACGCTTCAAGACGACGCGTGGTCGGGGGGGGGTAGTGGAGAACATTTTCGTGGACGGCGTGGACATGACCGACATTGCCGGCGAAGCCATCCTGTTCGATATGTATTATGCCGCCAAAGACCCGGTGCAAGTGAATGGAGAGGCCTACGGCATCCCCGAAATCAAAGCCGAGCCGCTGAACGAAGGCACGCCACAGTTCAAAGGTTTCCGCATCAAGAACGTGACCTGCAAAGGGGCTAACACGGGTATTCTGGTGCGCGGTCTGCCCGAAATGGCCATCCAGGATGTGGATATTGAAAATGTGGTGCTGGAATGCAATAAGGGCCTCGTGTGCCAGGAAGCCGATGGCATCCGCCTCAAAAACGTGACGCTACTTTCCAAGGAAACCAAGCCGGTGATGGAAGTGCAGAACAGCCGCAACATCAGCCTCGATAACATCCGCTACACGCCCGGCGCTGAATTGCTGCTGCGCGTAACAGGTGCCCGCAGCAAGGCCGTAACCCTGCGCAATACCAACACCAAAGCTGCCAAGAAAGGCCTGGAAATGGGCGAGAAGGTGTCGAAGAAAGTCGTGACGGTTTCTAAGCTGTAG
- a CDS encoding DUF4350 domain-containing protein, translating to MSLRRFFLSGLLISSFAAQAQTAPAARPMSQRMTDAFISWHPDSIVIGNRKTARWDYEQGLMLKAMQRVWERTGDARYFTYIQKDLEQFVQPDGSIRTYKLEDYNLDNLTTGHALLLLSQMSVQNPEKYQKAAQLLRKQLDGQPRTEAGGFWHKKVYPNQMWLDGLYMAEPFYAEYSQVFQQPAGFDDVAKQFALIEKNLVDSKTGLLYHGYDESREQKWANKTTGQSPNFWDRGMGWYAMALVDVLDYFPKNHPQRAQLIKDVQRLAPVLAKYQDAKTGTWSLVVDQATRKGNYAEASGSSMFVYMLAKGVRMGYLDKKYSDVARKGYDGLLKEFVATENGALAFNGTVSVGGLGGNPYRDGSYEYYLTEPLRKNDLKGVGPFILASVEMEIAAESGLGKGKTVGIDTYFNHESRKSNITGQPEPFHYTWEDRMHSGFWLWGNQFRELGANTVSVPTAPTAASLKGVDVYIIVDPDTKKETASPNFVKPADVQALTAWVKAGGTLVLMANDTSNCEIPRFNTLAQAFGMKFRDVNVNMVKGSQFEQGKVELPAGNAVFKHARAAYIKELAPLEIKAPATALISQGGQIIMATAKVGKGTVFAVGDPWLYNEYNDGRKIPAVYENFSAGKDLATWLLQQSARK from the coding sequence ATGTCTCTCCGCCGTTTCTTCCTTTCCGGTCTTCTTATTTCCTCGTTTGCAGCGCAGGCACAAACTGCGCCGGCTGCTAGGCCTATGTCGCAGCGCATGACGGATGCTTTCATCAGCTGGCATCCTGATTCTATTGTCATCGGCAACCGTAAAACGGCCCGCTGGGACTATGAGCAGGGCCTGATGCTGAAGGCCATGCAGCGCGTGTGGGAACGTACCGGCGACGCGCGCTACTTCACGTACATCCAGAAGGACCTCGAGCAGTTTGTGCAGCCCGATGGCTCCATCAGGACCTACAAGCTGGAAGATTACAACCTGGATAACCTAACGACGGGTCACGCTTTGCTGCTGCTGAGCCAGATGTCGGTCCAGAATCCGGAGAAGTACCAGAAAGCAGCCCAGCTGCTGCGGAAACAACTGGATGGCCAGCCGCGCACGGAAGCGGGCGGGTTCTGGCACAAGAAGGTGTACCCCAACCAGATGTGGCTCGATGGCCTCTACATGGCTGAGCCCTTTTATGCCGAGTATAGCCAGGTATTCCAGCAGCCCGCCGGGTTTGATGACGTGGCCAAGCAGTTTGCCCTCATCGAGAAAAACCTCGTTGACTCCAAAACGGGCCTGCTCTATCATGGCTACGATGAAAGCCGGGAGCAGAAATGGGCCAACAAAACCACGGGCCAGTCGCCGAACTTCTGGGACCGAGGCATGGGCTGGTACGCCATGGCGCTGGTAGATGTGCTAGATTATTTCCCCAAGAACCATCCGCAGCGCGCTCAACTCATCAAGGATGTCCAGCGCTTGGCGCCGGTGCTGGCCAAGTACCAGGACGCTAAAACTGGTACATGGTCGTTGGTAGTAGACCAGGCCACGCGTAAAGGCAACTACGCCGAAGCATCGGGTAGCAGCATGTTTGTGTACATGCTGGCCAAAGGTGTGCGCATGGGCTACCTCGATAAGAAGTATAGCGACGTAGCCCGCAAAGGCTATGACGGGTTGCTGAAGGAGTTTGTGGCGACAGAAAACGGTGCGCTGGCCTTCAACGGCACGGTGAGTGTAGGAGGGCTAGGTGGAAACCCCTACCGCGACGGCAGCTACGAGTACTACCTCACCGAACCGCTGCGCAAGAACGATTTGAAAGGCGTGGGCCCATTTATTCTGGCCAGCGTAGAGATGGAAATTGCTGCAGAGAGTGGCCTAGGCAAAGGCAAAACCGTGGGCATTGATACCTACTTCAACCACGAAAGCCGCAAGAGCAACATCACGGGCCAGCCAGAACCCTTCCACTACACATGGGAGGACCGCATGCACTCCGGCTTCTGGCTCTGGGGCAATCAGTTCAGAGAATTAGGCGCCAACACTGTGTCGGTTCCCACGGCCCCTACAGCCGCCTCGCTGAAGGGCGTAGATGTGTACATCATCGTCGATCCGGACACCAAAAAAGAAACGGCCAGCCCCAACTTCGTGAAGCCCGCTGATGTGCAGGCCCTCACCGCCTGGGTAAAGGCTGGCGGCACCCTTGTGCTCATGGCCAACGACACCAGCAACTGCGAGATTCCGCGCTTCAATACACTGGCGCAGGCTTTCGGGATGAAGTTCCGCGACGTGAATGTGAATATGGTGAAAGGCAGCCAGTTCGAGCAGGGGAAAGTGGAATTGCCAGCTGGCAATGCCGTCTTCAAGCACGCCCGCGCTGCCTACATCAAAGAGCTGGCTCCGCTGGAAATAAAGGCTCCTGCTACGGCCTTAATAAGCCAAGGCGGCCAGATAATTATGGCCACCGCAAAAGTGGGCAAAGGAACCGTTTTCGCGGTAGGTGACCCGTGGCTGTACAACGAGTACAACGATGGTCGGAAAATTCCGGCCGTGTACGAAAACTTCTCGGCAGGGAAGGACCTCGCTACCTGGCTGCTGCAACAGTCGGCCCGCAAGTAG
- a CDS encoding LacI family DNA-binding transcriptional regulator, whose protein sequence is METFTIKDIARELNLSTSTVSRALRGSYEINPETKRLVMECAERLNYRPNPIALSLKGSASRAIGVIVPQIANYFFSQAINGIEAIAYNRGYHVIIFQSQESYEREMANVQQAMSRKVDGLLISLSSETSDVAHLQEVQDKGVPVVLFDRVSSELNATKVVADNFGGAFAATEHLIQTGRRRIAHLTIQPWLSITQERLAGYRAALEKHGVEFDENLIRYGTFGPDEVGPMIKELMRLDSPPDAFFTASDRLAVGCLTALRQQRLAIPDDVSLIGFTNLNVADLMAPSLSTVVQPAQEIGQVAAERLIDQIERKHRALPIETVKIPTELIVRDSSSRTADHAALFATPKTVTH, encoded by the coding sequence AAACCTTCACGATAAAAGACATTGCCCGCGAACTGAATCTTTCTACCTCCACGGTATCGCGCGCATTACGGGGCAGCTACGAAATCAACCCCGAAACCAAGCGGCTGGTAATGGAGTGCGCCGAGCGCCTCAACTACCGCCCCAACCCTATTGCGCTTAGTCTTAAAGGCAGTGCCAGTCGGGCCATTGGGGTGATTGTGCCGCAAATTGCCAACTACTTTTTCTCGCAGGCAATCAACGGCATTGAGGCCATTGCCTACAACCGCGGCTACCACGTTATTATCTTCCAAAGCCAGGAGTCGTATGAGCGTGAAATGGCTAATGTGCAGCAAGCCATGTCGCGTAAAGTGGATGGATTGCTGATTTCGCTTTCCAGCGAAACCTCCGACGTAGCGCACCTACAGGAAGTGCAGGATAAAGGCGTGCCGGTAGTGCTTTTCGACCGGGTTTCGTCGGAGCTAAATGCTACCAAAGTAGTGGCCGATAACTTTGGGGGCGCTTTTGCAGCTACCGAGCACCTGATTCAGACGGGCCGCCGCCGGATTGCGCACCTCACCATTCAGCCGTGGCTGAGCATCACGCAGGAGCGCTTGGCTGGCTATCGGGCCGCGTTAGAAAAGCATGGTGTTGAGTTCGATGAAAACCTCATTCGCTATGGTACCTTCGGGCCAGATGAAGTAGGGCCCATGATAAAAGAACTCATGCGTCTCGACTCGCCCCCCGACGCGTTCTTCACCGCCTCCGACCGCCTCGCTGTAGGTTGCCTCACGGCCTTGCGCCAGCAGCGCCTCGCCATTCCGGATGATGTTTCCCTTATTGGATTTACGAACCTGAATGTAGCCGACCTGATGGCGCCTTCCCTGAGCACGGTGGTGCAGCCGGCGCAGGAAATTGGGCAAGTAGCCGCCGAGCGCCTGATTGATCAGATTGAGCGGAAGCACCGCGCTCTGCCCATCGAAACCGTGAAGATTCCGACTGAGCTTATTGTGCGGGATTCTTCAAGCCGCACCGCAGACCATGCTGCCCTGTTTGCTACTCCAAAAACAGTTACCCACTAG